The genomic segment CGGGGCGCAAGCCCCCTAAAGGACACTTGTAGACTACGAGTTTGATAGGCTGGGTGTGGAAGGCTCGTAAGGGCTGTAGCTAACCAGTACTAATCGTCCGTGCGGCTTAACATCCTTTGCTCCTGATAGACGTGGTCTTAATAAGAACAAATGAATGACGAACTATGTCTTCGTCGATCAGGGACGAGTCCCATATGATCGCCTAGAATAGGAACTCACTGGTTTGATTCTTCAGAAGTTCCCGGTGGCCTTGCCGGAGGGGTCACACCCGTTCCCATACCGAACACGGAAGTTAAGCCCTCCAAGGCCGATGATACTGCTGCCGTGAGGCAGTGGGACAGTAGGACGCTGCCGGGTTACAAAAGAGCCTGCTCGAGAAATCGAGCAGGCTTTTTTATTTTCAATTAGATAGCTTGGTGCATCCAGAGGGATGAATCCACATCGCTTTACTGATTCATGGGAAAATGGGCGGGCTCGATCTTCTCATGCGTGATAAAAGAGATAAAGGCACTCCTCACACGGTACCTTCTCGAATGCTTCCAGCTTTACCACTAGGATGGAAGTCCGCCTTGGACGACGTGTGTCGTGCCGATTCCTATCGAATCTTAGAGAATTTCCTGGGCCAAGAGGCGGAGGAAGGAGAATCCATCCTGCCGTCTCTGAATGACGTGTTTAAGGCGTTTGACCTCACCACCTACCAATCCCTTAAAGTTCTCTTACTCGGCCAGGATCCCTATCACACGCCTGGCATGGCCCATGGCCTCTGCTTTTCTGTTCCACCTCACATTCGCCCTGTGCCACCTTCACTCAAGAATATTTTCCTTGAACTGCGGAATGACCTTGGGTGTCGCATACCAAATAACGGATGCCTTGAGCCTTGGGCTCGCCAGGGGTTGCTCATGCTCAATACTGCGCTGACCGTACGGGCCCATCGTCCCAATTCCCATAGAATTCCATGGCAATTTTTCACGGATGCTGTGATTCGGGTTGCCAATGCAAAAACGAGTCGAATCGTTTTTGTATTTTGGGGTGCAGAAGCGAAGAAGAAGCACGTTTTTGTGACGAATCCACGACATGTCGTAGTTTCCTGCGCCCATCCGTCGCCGCTCTCCGCGAGAAAGTTTTTTGGCTCCCGCTGTTTCTCAATGATCAATCAGGCGTTAGTCGAAGCTGGGGAGACGCCGATAGACTGGCAGATCCCCGATCGATAAATTTCTCCCGACCGAACAATCCCAAAAGAATTGGCGTTGGACTGAGGCCTGTGGGTCCTCGACCTTGAGGTGGCATGCTTAGAATTGCGTTGCCAGCATTGTGTTCGTACGCCTAGATCAGCAGCGTCGTGAATACATTCTTGCTGTAGGCATAGACGGTGATGTTCGAATGGTTGAGAAGGGTTGCTCTTAAAGCGAAATGGTGAGGTTATAAAACGAAGCCTTGGTGATCCGAAGAAAGCTGTCACGCTCCGTATCTCGGCGTGTGGATAGTTTCCCGGCATTGCCCAGAAAGATGCTTGGGTATTATTGTAGGACCGCCAGTGCACTTCATAGTCGAGTCAAAGGCTAGGAGCATGCAGGAAGTGGGCAATTTGGGACCGGCTCAGTCCTGGGGATTGAACAGCCGAGGTGTCTTCACGTAATTGCTGAAAGCCCTGGGCAAGCGCACGCGGGGATCTGGAAACAAATGCGTGTGGTGAAGCGATTTGTCAGGCTCTGGATCTAGAAAGATCGGCAGGCTTGCGAACGAATGCGCATGACGGCTTTCTGGTGAAACCGTGTTTTGTAGGTTTGGATGAGGCGTTGAAGGCCGCGTTCTCGAGCCTCCCCTCCGTCGTGTGCGAGTTGCAGGAGATACGATGTTTCTGGTGCAACCGAGCCGCCCGAGTTTCTCCAGCGTCCATGCCCCGTCCAGGAGGTGAGTCCCTCAGGAAATTCCGCCCCCACTGTGTCGGTCAGGAAAGCCTGCCATTCCTGTTCCGTCACGACCCCATCTGGCGTCGTTGTGCCGAAATATAGCGAGTCGAGGACGATCGGATGTGTCCCAGGCAAACAGGTGGGTGGCGTGGATGCGCAGCCAATGCAGATCAGAAGCATGAGCAGAGTGAAAGACAGCCGAGCATGTCGCATGGAGGGGTAAGGTCCGAGCATACGGTAGTCATCTCCGCCGTTGCGTGGTGTTATGGCTTCGCGGAGTGCTGCGGCGCTTCTTTCGAATTATCGGTTTCTTTGTCACTGCCGATCATCTCGTCCAGGGTGAGGCCTTGACTGGTGTCGGTTTTGCCGCGGGTGGTTGAGTCGGATGCCGCCGCAACCGGTAGTGCGACTGCGCAGGTAAGCAGATGTATTGAGAGAAAACAAGGCGTCTGCTTCATGCGGTGTTCCTGTGTGCTTCGGCAAAGTATAGGAGAATGTCAATGTTGAACCAATCTGCTCCGATCTATTGTAGTGCCTACTCAGCGCTGCGGGAAACTGCGGACCTGTTGACCAGTCGAGGCACCATGGAGTAGAGTGATCGTATTATAGCAGTGCATCGGTCCACCATTGCTGTACCTCCTCTACCGTGGACCGCGCGATCGCATCGCGACCAGGTCCAGTTTGGAGCTGACTCCGTTCGGATTCACCCTCCCCTCGGTTCTCTGATCCCGTCTTAATGCGATCCACAACGAAAGGATACCTGCGTGCAGACGACTCCGTGTACGGGTTTTGAGTCTATTGGTGTGTCTCCGATCCTGTTGCGAAACTTGACCAAGGCAGGCTTTACTGAACCAACGGCCATCCAGGCTCAGGCCATTCCCCAGGCCTTGGCGGGTCGGGATGTGTTGGGCTGTGCGCAGACCGGGACGGGAAAGACCGCGGCTTTTGTGATTCCCATGCTGGAGCGATTGATCGGAACTCCCAAAGGGCAGCCGCGCGCACTCATTTTGGCACCCACTCGTGAATTGGCCATCCAGATTCAGGCGACGATCGATACGTTGGGCCGTGACCTGCAGCTGTTTGCCACGACGGTTGTCGGTGGGGCCGATATGCAAGCCCAGGTGCGAGGATTACGGCAACGCCCGGATATTATCGTGGCCACTCCAGGGCGCTTGCTTGATCATATGTGGAACGGCACGATCAGCTTGCTCGCCATGACCATCCTGGTACTTGACGAAGCCGATCGGATGTTGGATATGGGGTTTGCGCCGCAAATCAATCAAATCCTGGACGCCATGCCTGAAGAGCGACAGACGTTGCTGTTTTCCGCGACCATGCCGACGGATCTTGCGCGGTTGGCACAGGCCAGCGTGAAAGACCCGGTGCGGGTTATGGTGACCAAGTCAGCCACGACGGCCGACGGCGTCTCCCAAGCCGTGCATCACACCACGCACGACCGTAAAAATTCGTTGCTCATGTCACTTCTACAATCGGAAGACGACACCGTGCTGGTCTTCACGAGAACCAAGCATCGAGCGGATCGACTCGGCAACCTCCTGGGCTCCGCCGGTCATCGTGTTGCGGTGCTGCATGGAGGACGTACGCTCCCGCAACGCCGGGCGGCACTCGAGGGATTCCGGCGGGGAACCTTTCGCGTGTTGGTGGCGACGGATATTGCCGCACGAGGTATCGATGTGGCAAATATTGGACATGTGATCAATTACGATGTGCCGAATTGCCCGGAAGACTATGTGCATCGGATCGGGCGTACGGCCAGGATGAGAACGACAGGCCGTGCCACGACGTTTGTCACGGTGGAAGATCAAGACCAACTGCGGGCCATCGAACGCTTGCTCGGGCAGGCGGTGCCCCGCGCAGAAGGAAGCTCACCAACGCAGAGTGCATCGCGACCAGAGGGACATTCACCCCGAAGTGATGTGGCGCAGCGCCGCCGGCGCGGGCATTCTGCTCGAGGGTGGCGCCAGACCTCGGATAGCGGCTCCAGGGAAGGCGATGGGGAGATCAGGAACGGAAGTGACATCGAACCGGTGTCTTAACAGCACAAGCCTACGTTGCAAGGGAGGAACGAAGTGAGTGACCAGAACCAGGATGGGGCGCGGGCGGCAAGTCAGTGGGTGCGAATTCCGGACGGCACGATGGTACAGCACCGTCTCGATGGGCAGAAGGGGCACATTGATGGTTTGACGGAAATCGTCAACGGCCCGAGCCGAAACCCCGATGGGCGGACGCAATATCGGATCAATGTCGGGAAAGGGGATCGAGTTCTGATCGCAGAAGAAGATCTCCTGATCTTGACCGATTCTGAGGGGCTGGTGCGGATGGCAAAAGAGAAGGGCGAATATCGCTCCCTCGTCAGCAAGCAGTTACGTGGAGTGTTCGGAGAAGATCGTTTTATCGTGAAGTCGTCATAGTCCGGGCCGAGAGTCGTGGTTTGCCCAGGAGCCGCTGTTTAATACAGGGGCTCCTGCGGTCCCCACCGCAATCCTTCCAGATCAGGATCTTCCCCAGTCGATGTCGCCGGCCGCTCGGGTTTTTCGGCCTTCCGTTGGACGCGGCGAGCCTCTTTCTCACGCTGTTTGGCCTGTTTGGCTTTTTCTCGATCGCGTTTCGCGATGGTGGTCTTGCCTGCTCGTGCGATGGCGTCCTCCTTCTGTTTGCGCTCCGATGAGACAGCGAACTGACTTGCCTGATTACGACTGAGATGGTCGACGAGGCGTGCCGCTAGTCTTGGTTCGCGGACGAGAGCGAGCGGGACGCTCCGGCGGCTGCTCCGAACGAGCGCGGGTTTCCTCGCCGAATCCAGTACTCGCCAAGGCAGTGACCTCGCGCCGAATCTGCTCCATCGACCGCTCCTGGGAGACGGCGGATGGATCGATGAGGCCGAGCTCGGTCCAGGGAATCCTAAGCTTCGGGACGGACCGTTTCTGCTTACGATGCGATTTATTGCCACGCCAGACAGACGTCATTTTCATCATGCACTCCTTTCGACGAACGATAGAATGGCGATGTCCAGGCCATTCAACTGGTGCAGGAGGCAAGCATGCCGTGGCCCGCGATGGTGCCGATGTCCGGATCCGGAGTAAAGACACGTGTCCGTAGGAGGAGCGTACAGTAAAGACACGCTCGCAAGGCGAGCACTCGGAAACGCGAAATGTGGGGAATTCGCTCGTAGCTCGTACGGTTGATCACTTTATCATGCTTTCGACAACCGGGTCAAACGAGCGTCCTCTGTGCGGGGAGAAATCCCGAGAACGCGCGTTTCCCATGCCGACGTGACACAGTGATTCAGTTCACCACCTGTGAACGATGTGCAAGTTATCGATCGGGCATGGATTGTGATTCAGGCGAACTGGTTGCGGGCCGCCGGATGCCAAGTTTTCTCAACCGGCTCCGAAGCGTTTCCGGGTTGAGTCCCAACAGATGTGCGGCCCCCTGTTCACCATAAATTCGCCACTTTGTCCGCTGGAGGACCTCCGTAATGTGGTGTCGCTCCAGATCGCCAAGATTCACGGGCGTGACGCCATGTTGCTTGGGAGGGGTGTTGACGAGTGGAAGCAACATTTCCTCTACGGTCACTCGGGAGGAATGGGAGAGAATGATGGCTCGTTCGATGACGTTTTGCAATTCGCGCACGTTCCCCGGCCAGTTGTAGGTCAACAAGCGGGCCATCGATTGCGTGTCGAAGGTGAGATGGGGCCGTTTGAGCTTGGTGCCGATCTGCGCGAGAAAATGCTGCGCGAGGAGCGGAATGTCTTCGCGACGTTCTCGAAGCGGGGGGACCGAAATCGGGAAAATGTGAAGGCGGTAGTACAGATCTGCCCGGAAGGTACCTTGCCGGATGGCGGCCGACAGGTCGGCATTCGTGGCGGCAATGACGCGAACATCGACGGCGAGGGGGTGGGTGCTGCCGATGCGATCCACCATGCCATCCTGGAGCACGCGTAGCAGTTTGGCTTGAGTTTCCATCGGCATTTCGCCGATTTCGTCCAGGAACAAGGTGCCGGTGTGGGCCAATTCAAAGCGTCCCGGTTTCCGCAGTTGCGCCCCGGTAAATGCGCCTCGCTCATGACCAAAGAGCTCGCTTTCGATCAGACCAGAGGGAAGCGCGGCGCAGTTCACCCGAATAAACGGCTTGTCGCAGCGAGTGCTGAGGTCGTGCAGGGCTTGGGCCAACACCTCTTTCCCGGTGCCCGTTTCCCCGAGGAGGAGGACGGTCGTATCGGTAGGCGCCACGGCCTTGAGCAGGTCCACCACCTTTGTGAACGACGGGGATGTCCCCACGACGAGGCGAAGGTCGCGGCTCGCCTTCACCTCTGCGGCGAGGTACTCGTTCTCCCGTCGTAGTTGTTCGCTGAGTTGTTTGATTTGCTGATAAGCCAGCACATGGTCGATGGCATAGGCAATCTGCGTGGCCACCTGCTGGAGGAATTTGCAGTCGTCCGGGTCGGGCGTCCCCGGTTGGACGCCACCGATGTTGAGTGTGCCAAGACAATGTTCCCGAACCAGTAGCGGCAGGTTGATCATCCGTCCCAAGCCTTCACGGACGTAATAGCCATCCTCCAGAAACACCTGTTGCTGTTGTAGATCCTCTCTGATGTGCGGGCGTCGATGGTCGTACACCCACCCGACGGCGCTGCCCTTCCGTGGAATGACGCTATCGTGCGCAAGCGCCGGTGTGGCCATGTTGGTAATGACGGCGTAAAACCGGAAGGAATCGGTACTCGGTTCGTATAAGGTAATGCCGGCTCGGTCCCAGGGAATGACCTTTTGAATCTGATCGGCAATCACCCGCCACAGGCTTTCGATGTCCCGTTGCGAGTTCAGGGCATTCGTCACTTCCAGCAGCGTCTCGAAGTTGAGGGTGGCGCGTTGCATGGGTGCTTAGAAATTGGTCCAGAGTTGCACGATGCCCCAGTCCTGGTCTGTGGCTTTGCCCAGCTGTTCCCGGATGTAGGGCCCGGAAAAGAAATGGCCGTAGATGACCGCCAGTGAAATCTTCCCGTCGGCGAACATATGACTCCATGCGACATCGAGCTCGTCGCCGATGTGGGTGGTGGTATTGTCGGAGCGGGAGAAGATCAGCGGCCCTTGCGAACCACGGTACCAATTATCGCGCGCGCTTGCCAAGTACTTGCGCAACGCCCAGACTTCGAGGTGATCCCGGGCGGTCGGACGGGCTTGGAAGTTGACCTGTGGTTGGACGCTGTTGCGCCAGGCCCCGTTCAACATGTAGCCGACGTGGAGAAAGTTGGTCGGAAAAAAATTCTCAAAGGTGTTGGCATTGCCGCCGCAGCTTCGCGCGAGAGTCCCGCCTGGCGTGACGCAATTGCTGTCGCCGTCTCCTGAGGCATAGTCGAACCCCATCGCCACGCGAGGTTTCCAGGGATGTTGATACCATGTGTGGCCTAATGAGGTACCGGAGGCCCAGGCATTGATCCTGAGGTTTCGTTGGTTGTCTCCACTGAATCCGTCGCCAACGTGACCGAATTGGTACGCGGTCTCATGGAGGATGTCCCAGTTGCCGTGACGAACTTCGAAGCGAAGGCCGACCATATGTCGGAGTTGTGACGCGGATTTCGCGAGATATTGCCCGGGATTGGCCTGCTCAGGGAGTCGATTGGAATAGAGCACGTAGTAGGGTTCCACGACCATGTTCGGGAGGCTGCGGAGCTGGTTGTAGAACACCACCATGTCCACATCACTGCCCGCGTCAGTGGCATGTTGTGCCAATGTAGAATTGCAGGACTGGGTGGACGGGGCCGAAGTACACGTCAGGAGATTCGGTGTGAGACTTCCGCCTGGGTCGGCTTGGCCCAGATCCGTTTCCGAGTGTCGAAACCAACCGAGCTTCGTATCAAAGGCCGGTGTCGCATAACTGAGCATGATGCCGTCGTGAGAGTAGCCGGTATTGGCCCAATCAAAATGGCCGAACAGCCGTTGGTTGCCGAACACGAGGTATTGGCGTCCTACCTTCACGCCCAGCCCGTCGATGCCGCCGAGGTTGCGAATCAATCCGTACGCTGCGCGTAAGCCAAGCCGGCACTGTCCGGGACGTAGCACGGCGCAGTGATGATTGGAGGCATCCCCACCCTGGAGTGCATTGGTCGGATTGCCGCTGCCTCCCCAGGTCGCCGAATCTTGCAGCTCCACATAAAAGTTGACGTCTGGGGAGGGGTCGTAGCCGAGCCCCACGCGTGCCCATTGCTGGATGAAGAAGTCGTTTGCCTTGCTCCCGCTGAACGCGGACGTGCCGGACCCGGTCGTATTGAGGCTATTGCAGGTGCCGGCGATCGGGGGGCCGCCTCCGAAGCAGACACCGTTTCGCCATTCGGGTCTGACTCGAAGGTCTGCACGCATCCAGAAGTGCTGAAGTGCGAACAGCGATCTACCCGGCCCGGTGTGAGGGCTACTGGCCTCGTTGCCGTAGGTCTCGTACGACGAGGTAAACACCGGTGAAGGGGGCCCATAGCCGATCTGTCCGGCCTCGGCATAGACCAACGGGGCGTCGAGAACGGCCCAGAATTGGTGCATCAGGGCGAGGCACAGCAGAAACAGATTCTGCATGACGACATGAGGGCGCATCGGTAGTCACAGAACATGGAATCCTTCATCTCTCCCTGGAGGACGACGTGCGGGCCGGCGATCCACTCAGTTAGTCCCCGGCCCGTCAAGAGATTCGCTGTTCGACGCAGCGAACGATGGTTAGAAACTCATGCCGGCTCGTTCTTCCATGTTGCGCATGAATTCTTCATGCTCCTTCACGGAGTCGGCGCCTTTTGCGCGAATGTGCCGATCGCGGGCGTGAAATTCATCGGGCGTCACGCGGTAGCAGTAGTCCCACAGGGCCTCGGCGCTGTGTTCGTCGATGCCGCCCACTCGTGCCTCTAACATGACCATCAGCGCATTGACGCCATCATAGGTGGCGCGACGATTTCCGGATCGATGCAATTCGCGGATCTTGCTGGTTTGAGCAACATAGGCTTGAAAATCACCGGGAATCAGGCTTTTTTCAGCCATGGTTTGGTAGGTGACGACCTGACCGAGCAACTCTTCGGCCCAGGCAGCGGATTTCTGTTGGCTATTCCATACGACTGGTTCAATGCTGCTGGAAAATCCGTGGGCCGATGGAAGGCTCAATAGGGCAGAGGCTCCGAGCAGCAACGCCGTGGAATAGATGGTGAGATGTCGGGTCATAGTCTCCTCCCTGAGATGTATCCGGGGCGTCATGCCGCCGGGTGAAGGTGTGCTCGCGTACTATTC from the Nitrospira sp. genome contains:
- a CDS encoding DUF3574 domain-containing protein, with amino-acid sequence MTEQEWQAFLTDTVGAEFPEGLTSWTGHGRWRNSGGSVAPETSYLLQLAHDGGEARERGLQRLIQTYKTRFHQKAVMRIRSQACRSF
- a CDS encoding sigma 54-interacting transcriptional regulator; the protein is MQRATLNFETLLEVTNALNSQRDIESLWRVIADQIQKVIPWDRAGITLYEPSTDSFRFYAVITNMATPALAHDSVIPRKGSAVGWVYDHRRPHIREDLQQQQVFLEDGYYVREGLGRMINLPLLVREHCLGTLNIGGVQPGTPDPDDCKFLQQVATQIAYAIDHVLAYQQIKQLSEQLRRENEYLAAEVKASRDLRLVVGTSPSFTKVVDLLKAVAPTDTTVLLLGETGTGKEVLAQALHDLSTRCDKPFIRVNCAALPSGLIESELFGHERGAFTGAQLRKPGRFELAHTGTLFLDEIGEMPMETQAKLLRVLQDGMVDRIGSTHPLAVDVRVIAATNADLSAAIRQGTFRADLYYRLHIFPISVPPLRERREDIPLLAQHFLAQIGTKLKRPHLTFDTQSMARLLTYNWPGNVRELQNVIERAIILSHSSRVTVEEMLLPLVNTPPKQHGVTPVNLGDLERHHITEVLQRTKWRIYGEQGAAHLLGLNPETLRSRLRKLGIRRPATSSPESQSMPDR
- a CDS encoding alginate export family protein, encoding MRPHVVMQNLFLLCLALMHQFWAVLDAPLVYAEAGQIGYGPPSPVFTSSYETYGNEASSPHTGPGRSLFALQHFWMRADLRVRPEWRNGVCFGGGPPIAGTCNSLNTTGSGTSAFSGSKANDFFIQQWARVGLGYDPSPDVNFYVELQDSATWGGSGNPTNALQGGDASNHHCAVLRPGQCRLGLRAAYGLIRNLGGIDGLGVKVGRQYLVFGNQRLFGHFDWANTGYSHDGIMLSYATPAFDTKLGWFRHSETDLGQADPGGSLTPNLLTCTSAPSTQSCNSTLAQHATDAGSDVDMVVFYNQLRSLPNMVVEPYYVLYSNRLPEQANPGQYLAKSASQLRHMVGLRFEVRHGNWDILHETAYQFGHVGDGFSGDNQRNLRINAWASGTSLGHTWYQHPWKPRVAMGFDYASGDGDSNCVTPGGTLARSCGGNANTFENFFPTNFLHVGYMLNGAWRNSVQPQVNFQARPTARDHLEVWALRKYLASARDNWYRGSQGPLIFSRSDNTTTHIGDELDVAWSHMFADGKISLAVIYGHFFSGPYIREQLGKATDQDWGIVQLWTNF
- the ung gene encoding uracil-DNA glycosylase, translated to MLPALPLGWKSALDDVCRADSYRILENFLGQEAEEGESILPSLNDVFKAFDLTTYQSLKVLLLGQDPYHTPGMAHGLCFSVPPHIRPVPPSLKNIFLELRNDLGCRIPNNGCLEPWARQGLLMLNTALTVRAHRPNSHRIPWQFFTDAVIRVANAKTSRIVFVFWGAEAKKKHVFVTNPRHVVVSCAHPSPLSARKFFGSRCFSMINQALVEAGETPIDWQIPDR
- a CDS encoding DEAD/DEAH box helicase → MQTTPCTGFESIGVSPILLRNLTKAGFTEPTAIQAQAIPQALAGRDVLGCAQTGTGKTAAFVIPMLERLIGTPKGQPRALILAPTRELAIQIQATIDTLGRDLQLFATTVVGGADMQAQVRGLRQRPDIIVATPGRLLDHMWNGTISLLAMTILVLDEADRMLDMGFAPQINQILDAMPEERQTLLFSATMPTDLARLAQASVKDPVRVMVTKSATTADGVSQAVHHTTHDRKNSLLMSLLQSEDDTVLVFTRTKHRADRLGNLLGSAGHRVAVLHGGRTLPQRRAALEGFRRGTFRVLVATDIAARGIDVANIGHVINYDVPNCPEDYVHRIGRTARMRTTGRATTFVTVEDQDQLRAIERLLGQAVPRAEGSSPTQSASRPEGHSPRSDVAQRRRRGHSARGWRQTSDSGSREGDGEIRNGSDIEPVS